The nucleotide sequence TCGACCGCCCGCAGGTTGACGTAAGAGAAATTAAGCCTGGTGAAAGCGCTATCTTTACCGCCACCGCTGAAATTTTGCCAGAAGTTAAGCTTGGCGACTACAAGAACTTGAAAGTCACCGAAGAAAAAGTGACGGTAACCGACAAAGATGTTACTGAAGTCATCGACCGCATGCGCACCAGCTTTGCCCAGAAGAACGATGTTGACCGGGCTGCAAAAGACGGTGATGAGGTCACTATTGACTTTGAAGGCAAAGACGAAAAGGGTGAGTTAGTTAGTGGCGCAGCTGGCAAAGATTACCCACTGACGTTAGGTAGCAACACCTTTATTCCGGGTTTCGAAGAAGGCATTGTCGGCAAAAAACCTGGTGATACTTTTACGTTGCCCTTGACCTTTCCTAAAGATTATCACGCTGAAAAATTAGCTGGTGTTAAGGTGAATTTTTCAGTCACCCTGAAGTCGGTGAAAGAGATTTCGCTGCCAAAAGTCGATGACGAATTCGCTCAAAAAGCTGGCCCATTCCAAACGGTTGCTGAATTGAAAGCTGACATCAAGCGCGAACTGACCGAACAGAAGCAACAAGCAAGCGACGACAAGCTAAAAGACAGCTTGGTCGAACAGCTGGTCAAAACCAGCCAAGTGCCTGTTCCGGAAATTCTAGTGAAAGATCAGATGCAAAATATCGAGCGCGACACGGTGCAGAATCTTATGTACCGCGGTTTGACGCTCGAGCAGTACCTCGAGCAGCAAAATATGACGCACGATGAATGGCACGAAAAAGAGTTAAAAGATGCCGCCGAGCGTCGTGTGCAAGCTGGACTAGCGCTCGCCGAATTAAGCAAAGCTGAAGGCATCGAAGTCACCAAAGACGAGCTTGATAAGCGGCACCAAGAAATGCTTGAAGCTTACAAAGACGAACAGATTCGCAAGCAGCTTGATACGCCTGAGGCTCGCCGGGATCTTGCCAATCGTGAACTGACGCGCAAAACTGTTGAACGACTAGTTGCGCTCAACAAGAAGAAATAGTTTTCGCGCAACACTAGGACAAGTAAATTAGCACTCACTTGTATTGAGTGCTAATTTTTGTGTATAATAATGGTATGAACATGACACAACCATCTAACTATCTGGTGCCAACAGTTATTGAGAAATCATACGAGGGCGAGCGTGCCTTCGACGTCTACTCGCGGTTACTAAAAGAGCGCGTTATCTTTTTAGGTGAGGACGTCAATTCGCACACTGCGAACTTGGTAGTAGCCCAGCTGCTGCACCTCGCTTATGAAGATCCGAAAAAAGACATCAAGCTATACATCAACAGCCCCGGCGGCTCGGTATATGACGGGTTAGCGATCTTTGATACGATTCGCTATATTTCCCCCGACGTACAAACGATCGCTATTGGCCAAGCCTTGAGTATGGGTTCGTTTCTTTTAAGTAGTGGCACAAAAGGCAAGCGCTACGCACTGCCAAATAGTCGCATTATGATCCACCAGCCAAGTAGCGGTACTCATGGTAAGATCACCGATCAAGAGATTACCTTGCGCGAAGGGCTGTTCTTGAAGCATCGCCTGCACGAACTATACGCCCAGAACACTGGCCAGAAGGTTTCAAAAATCGAAAAAGACATGGACCGCGATTTCTGGATGAGTGCCGAAGAAGCCAAGGCTTACGGCTTGATCGACGAAATTATTGAAAAAGTCTAGCTTTCGCTTTTCATCGATAAAACGGCCGCCGCTTTAGGTGGTCGTTTTAGATAAAGTTAAAAAGTAATTGACTAATTTGCTCTGAGCCTTCATAATTTGCTATTAAGAAGCAGTGTAACTGTAGTTCGGGTGTGCTTATCGTCAATGGCATGAGAGAAGTGTGGGACTACGGATAGAGAATCTTCGGCGCCGATTCTATCACTAATATAACTAGCGAGGAGTTGCTACGTGGCACAAAAACAGCTAGGCAATACAAAGCGTGTCTACTTTACGAAAGAAGATACCGCGCTACCATTGCCAGATCTTATTGCTCATCAACGTGATTCATGGAGAGAGTTCGTTGAAACCGGTTTGAGCGAAATTTTTGCAGAAATTAACCCGATCGAAGACTACACCGGTCAGAAGCTAGAGCTTCGGTTCCGAGACTACCGATTCGACACACCAAAAATGAGCGAAGAAGAAGCCCACGATAACAACGTGAGCTTTGAGGCGCCGTTGATGGCAAAAGTTGAGCTCACCAATAAAGTAACTGGCGAAGTAAAAGAGCAAGAAATTTATCTGGGAGAATACCCCTGGATGACCGATCGCGGTA is from Verrucomicrobiia bacterium and encodes:
- the tig gene encoding trigger factor, which encodes MKHTLKKLSDTKVELSVTLDATDLKAARQIALVRLAKDTKVPGFRVGKVPPAVAEKHLSPMAIENETLENAINTAVIAIFTKEDFQALDRPQVDVREIKPGESAIFTATAEILPEVKLGDYKNLKVTEEKVTVTDKDVTEVIDRMRTSFAQKNDVDRAAKDGDEVTIDFEGKDEKGELVSGAAGKDYPLTLGSNTFIPGFEEGIVGKKPGDTFTLPLTFPKDYHAEKLAGVKVNFSVTLKSVKEISLPKVDDEFAQKAGPFQTVAELKADIKRELTEQKQQASDDKLKDSLVEQLVKTSQVPVPEILVKDQMQNIERDTVQNLMYRGLTLEQYLEQQNMTHDEWHEKELKDAAERRVQAGLALAELSKAEGIEVTKDELDKRHQEMLEAYKDEQIRKQLDTPEARRDLANRELTRKTVERLVALNKKK
- a CDS encoding ATP-dependent Clp protease proteolytic subunit, with translation MTQPSNYLVPTVIEKSYEGERAFDVYSRLLKERVIFLGEDVNSHTANLVVAQLLHLAYEDPKKDIKLYINSPGGSVYDGLAIFDTIRYISPDVQTIAIGQALSMGSFLLSSGTKGKRYALPNSRIMIHQPSSGTHGKITDQEITLREGLFLKHRLHELYAQNTGQKVSKIEKDMDRDFWMSAEEAKAYGLIDEIIEKV